A region from the Rhinoderma darwinii isolate aRhiDar2 chromosome 2, aRhiDar2.hap1, whole genome shotgun sequence genome encodes:
- the SF3A3 gene encoding splicing factor 3A subunit 3 — METILEQQRRYHEEKERLMDVMSKEMMAKKATLREQINSDHTARAMLDSYMDVSSNARDLYEDKDGLRKEELNAISGPNEFGEFYNRLKLIKEFHRKHPNEICVPMSVEFDELLKSRENPSEEAQNLVEFTDEEGYGRYLDLHDCYLKYINLKSSEKLDYITYLSTFDQLFDIPKERKNAEYKRYLEVLLEYLQDYTDRVKPLLDQNELFGKIQNEFEKKWESGSFPGWPKETSSALTHSGAHLDLSAFSSWEELASLGLDRLKSALLALGLKCGGTLEERAQRLFGTKGKSLEALDTSLFAKNPKAKGVRRDTEKNRDIAFLEAQIYEYVEILGEQRHLTHENVQRKQARTGEEREEEEEEQLSESESDDEENEIIYNPKNLPLGWDGKPIPYWLYKLHGLNINYNCEICGNYTYRGPKAFQRHFAEWRHAHGMRCLGIPNTAHFANVTQIEDAVSLWSKLKHQKASERWQPDTEEEYEDSSGNVVNKKTYEDLKRQGLL; from the exons ATGGAGACTATACTAGAGCAACAGCGGCGCTACCATGAGGAAAAAGAACGGCTTATGGATGTCATGAGCAAGGAGATGATGGCAAAGAAAGCCACG CTACGTGAACAAATTAATTCAGATCACACAGCCAGAGCAATGCTTGAT agctaCATGGACGTGAGCTCTAATGCAAGAGATTTATATGAAGATAAAGATGG ATTAAGAAAAGAAGAGCTGAATGCAATATCTGGGCCTAATGAGTTTGGTGAATTTTATAACCGACTCAAGTTGATAAAAGAATTTCATCGGAAGCATCCAAATGAG atCTGTGTTCCTATGTCAGTTGAATTTGATGAGCTACTGAAATCCCGGGAGAACCCAAGTGAAGAAGCTCAGA ATCTAGTGGAATTTACAGATGAGGAAGGTTATGGTCGCTACTTGGATCTCCATGACTGCTACTTAAAATACATTAATCTCAAATCATCAGAG AAACTGGATTACATTACATATTTATCAACATTTGACCAACTCTTTGACATTCCAAAAGAGcgtaaaaatgcagaatacaaaag GTATCTAGAAGTGCTTTTAGAATACCTCCAAGATTACACAGACCGGGTAAAGCCGTTATTGGATCAGAATGAACTCTTTGGAAAGATACAGAATGAATTTGAAAAGAAGTGGGAGTCTGGAAGCTTTCCAGGATGGCCG aaaGAAACCAGCAGTGCACTTACTCATTCAGGAGCTCATTTGGACCTCTCAGCTTTTTCATCATGGGAG GAGTTGGCTTCTCTTGGATTAGACAGATTGAAGTCTGCGTTACTTGCTTTAGGTCTTAAATGTGGAGG AACTTTAGAAGAAAGAGCGCAGAGACTTTTTGGTACAAAAGGAAAATCTCTGGAAGCTCTAGATACTTCATTGTTTGCCAAAAATCCAAAGGCAAAAGGTGTCAGAAG GGACACAGAAAAGAACAGGGACATTGCTTTTCTTGAGGCACAAATTTATGAATACGTTGAAATCCTCGGG GAGCAAAGACATCTGACACATGAGAATGTACAGCGCAAGCAGGCTCGGACTGGTGAAGAGcgtgaagaagaggaggaagaacagCTTAGTGAGAGTGAAAGTGATGATGAGGAAAATGAGATTATTTATAACCCCAAAAACCTTCCTCTTGGTTGGGATGGCAAG CCCATACCATACTGGCTGTATAAGCTACATGGACTAAACATAAACTACAACTGTGAGATATGTGGGAATTACACCTACCGAGGGCCCAAGGCTTTTCAGCGTCATTTTGCG GAATGGAGACACGCACATGGCATGAGATGTCTGGGAATTCCAAATACTGCTCATTTTGCCAACGTCACACAAATTGAGGACGCAGTTTCGT TGTGGTCAAAACTCAAGCACCAGAAGGCATCAGAAAGGTGGCAGCCTGACACTGAG